AGCAGAAACTTGCTCAGCGTGATGAGCTACattagagaaaaagaatacacacagtATTTAAACAAGCAGGTTTACaacatatatttacacatttttacCTGAGGTGCAAGCAGTATAtactttctccccaccccccgccccaaaggATTTCTTTTCAGCAGCGCTCAAGTATGCAAAAAACTTCTTTTTTGgtcaattctaaaaaaaatattattcaggaCAAAATAGAGATGTCCGGTCTCCATTTGTGTACAACCCAGCTGTTCCAACTAGTTTTTATTGCTATTTGGTACAAAAGTTAACAGAACAACTTTACAAAACCGTAGTGTTCCTTGTATGTTGTATGTACAGTACAATCACAGCTTATTTCAGTAGCTTTCACCAGTTGCTTTTTCAAAGGATGAACTGATTTGATTCCGTGGAGAGTACACACTTACATCCATCAAGAcctaaggagggaaaaaaaggtttaaaaatgattagaaataaCTAAATACGGTTTCGGAAAAAGCATAACAAATAAATAGAACTACAGGAATCTCAAATGCAGTGGGTTCCACTTAAGCTTAACTGTTTCGATCAAAGTCTCGGGAGACTAAGCAGATGAGCTGTGCTACTGAGGAGGTGCTAAGACCTACTTGGCAGTGATTTGATCAAGAACCAGAATTTCTATCATTCTAATCATTCAATGATTAGCCACCCATAAGAAACTCTGGAAGTGAACACCTTATGAGAGGGGAATACATGACATGGACCAGGAGGACCTAGCAGATGACTTAGAATAACCTCCTCCATCGctctgggggttttttgttttatttttaatcgccacacccacagctaaggaagttctcaggccaggcattgaatccgagctgcagatgCAAGCTATGCTGCAGcagcaatccacaccacagctgcggcaatgcagatcctttaacccactgcactgagccggGACTGGACCTGTGCCTCCAGAGCAACCTGAGTCGCTGTCAtgaagttcttaacccactgtgccacagcgggaactctcaccCATGATAACTGCCAACGTCCATCGAGTTTCATCGATGACATACTCAGCAATGGGTGAGGCACCAAATGAAGCCACCGCCTGGGCTGAGCTGGGGTGGAAGTCGGCACACAGAGGAGGTGAGTGCAGAGGGTACGAAAACGGGGCACAGAGGAGACACAAACGGAGAGGACCCAGCTCCCCACAGACATTCTGGTCCTGAAGGATCAAAAGGAGGCTGGGTGGCAGAGAGGGTGCAGGATATTCCCGATAAAGGGAGATGCAGGCAACGAAGCCCAGAGTCTTCAAGAAGAGGCCGGAGCTGGCCGAGCCGAGCAGCCCCCTTGCTCTTCCTGACTGGCTGTCGCGCACAGTGCGTGTCACGTGCTGCGGGTGATGCCCGTCACTTGTCTTTCTGCTCTAAGGCAGAGTGGGTTTCATCTTGCTCTGTGATGAGGCCCCTCCTGTGCTGACGCTATCCGAGCCAGAGAGAAGCATGCGAACCGCGCGGGCTGATGTGTGCCGAGCGGCTCCGTCAGAGGGAGAAATCCTGCCCTGGACCCTCAGAGGCGCCTCGGTACCAAGACTGCCCGTGGTGAGAGCGCGAGACGAGGTGCTGGTTTAACAGGAGAACTACCCCCAGAGGGAATGAATCTGTCCTTGAGCCCCAGAATCTCTTTCAATTTACGGTTAAAAATGCCCTAGTGTAACGCACATGGACCTTACGCCCTCTGCCCAAACCTGGAATTACCTAGCACGTGGGCGCCTCTGAGAATCCCACCTGAGACTCTGGGGTTCCTAGAGGGTAGATACATGTGCCACGTGAACCAAAGTCAAAATAAACCCTACTCTGCCTACTctgtcccatcccccacccccaccaacagcTGAGGACTTCGCACAAGCGCTTCGACTGAAGGCGTGGGGCACGGCCTTGGATGGTGCAGGCCGAGGACCAAAACCAGGCAGAGCAAGGCACTCAGTCTGCACATCTGTGAAGTGCGCACAGGACCTCCCAGGCCTGCGGTCAGTAAACTGCTTCTGTAACGGGCCAGGTGGTTAATAGTCTCCGCTTTATAGGCCACAAAGTCCCTGTCACAACTACCCATCTCTGGCTGTGGTGGCACAGAGCAGACACAGACAATACGTAAAGGAATGGACATGGCTGTgcgccaataaaactttattgacaaaagcAGGGGTGGGCAGTTGGCTAACCCCTGACTAGTGCCCCTGATGTTTGAAAGATTAAATGGGCTCAAGATGATAAAACATTCAACACCAAATACGAAATGAATGCTCAGTAAATTCCAGTTGCTATTACTGTTTTCACCATCACCGTAACCCACTGATAGCCAGAGACCCTGAGGACTCTGTTTTAAAACACTTCgaaattcaaattaaaagcaaatctactcaatattattATACTGGATAAGCTAgactgttgttttaaaaaaaaaaaatacattacattTGCTCACCTTTTGTCCCCAAAACAGGAAATCAAGTTTTTTTGTCATTTGGTCGATAATGTGCGTTCCCAATAAAATTCTCATAGTTTCGCTTCTGTAGCATGCTGCTAGACAAGTGTTGATAGGACACAGGCCTTTTTCCTGATTGAAGAAAAAGCATAAAGGGGCATTTAGGATTAAGCTCAACAATTAGGTAAGACATGTGGGTTGTTAGATATCAATTTTCAAAATTCCTAACTGATAACTTCGATCAGAACACATAAGACACACATGTTTAAAAGTTATAGGTGAAATGTTTTTAAGTGCCACAAGGACATTTCTTAGCACAGAACTTTAAGTCACTTGTGCTAAAATTATTGAAGTACTAGAGggttatttttaagaagtaaaaagccaaaataaaatggcaacataaaaatgttaaaccTTTGTGCATCATGAACCAAAACCGTgtggaaaaggagggaaaaaaaactgatttacttGCAACACAGAGCCATTCCTCTCCAAGTAAAGACAAAGTCATAGAACTCATGTCCATTTTAAGCACCAAGGAGGTAAAAATGGACACTTTTAATCAGAAGGCTGCAAAAACTATTTTATCATCACAATTTTTATACGTCAGTGGCGTGTGTGAAAGCAACTGCTTTTTAAGTCACTATTCCTATGAGATCAACTGGCATCAGGCCATCCTTGACAGAGTATTGTCACCACCCAGAATCTTTAACTTGGAGTTAATACAAACTGAAAGTTTAGAATGACTCTGTACCTTTGGGGCGAACAAACCTGCAGATCTTCCATCTGACAAAGGCGGGGTGGTGGTTTAATCTACTTTGCCAAGTGGGACAGGTCCCCAGGACACTGATCTACGTTTTTACATGCACAGGTATGTGCTGGACACCTCTACAAAACGCTGCCATGAGCAGGCAGGGGCTTCAAAAACATTTCCACGGGGAGAGAGAACTCCAGAGTACCTACGAGTACTCTGCAATACGggaaaaactgcttttaaaattcgCTTAGTAGTTAACAAAGGCTAAATGAGGTGATATGATTCTGTAAATCCTCACTACAGCAAAGATGTTCAACAAACCCCGTCTGTTCCTACGGATGGAGGGCCTTTTTGGGTATTTACTAAGGACCCCCCACAGCGGAGGGCACTGACAAGGCTGCACCCCCAAGGTGCACAAAATGCCGTTTTCTGTCCTGAATGAGCTCACAGCCTAGTAAGGGTGGTTAAGACATGGACCCAAGTGCCCCGCCTCCCACCTGGGAGGCTGGGGCCGGGCTGCAGCGCTGGGCACACCACAAGCGTGCAAAGGAGACATGGAGACCGTGGGGAAGTGAGCTGAGCCAGGCGCAGGAAATGACACCTGAGATGTCCCCGGCAAGGCAAGGAATGGCTCAGACTCCTGGTCCTCCACTACTTTCCATTATCCCCCCAAACTTAAATTTAGGAAGAGAAAGGCATCCCTGGGGAATAAGCTTTTTTCCCCGGAGGGGGCGAGTTTTGGGGTCCTGAGCTTTTAGTGCCCCATCTAACTAAGCACGTCTCACCCTCTTAGAAACCCCGCTCCCCTGGTCCAGGGTGCCCCCACCTGGCGACCCACCTTCCAGCGCCGCGCCGGCCACCGGGCCCGCGGGGCCGCAGGCGTACAGGCCGGCCCCGGCGAAGGACTTCTGCGCGGTCAGCACCCCAGCTGCGTCGGCCTCGCCGGCGCCCAGGAAGCGGGGCTTGGCAGGCAGCATGGTGGGCGGCGGGCACACGCACTCGGGGGGCAGCAGCGACGTGAGGCTGCGGACCACGTGGTACTTGGGGAGGTCGAAGCCCCGGCGGTAGTGGGGGCCGGGCTGCTCCGGCCGCGGCCTCTTGGGGAGCGGCTCGCCCAGCTCGGCGCCAGCCCGGCCGCAGAAGTAGTCTCTGGCCGGGGGCGCCCAGGGGCCGTCATTCTTGGGGGGGTGGTCGGCGCAGCCGTTGACAGCGCCCGGGGCGGCCGGAGCTGGGGCCCCAGCGGGAGGCTTGGGCTTGGGCTCGGGCCTCTTGCTTTTATCCGGGGCCGGGGACACGCTGGTTTTGGCGAACATCTCGGAGGCCGGCCTGGTGgccggggccccggggcccccGACACTCTGCGGCGGCCGATGGGACTTCAGGTTGCTTGGGGCTAAAGTGCTGGGGTCGATCCCTGAAGTCGGAGGGGCTTTGCCGCCAGGCCCCGGGGGCGCAGGCTTCGCCTTCTCGGCGGGCAGGGGTTTGGGCTGCGCCGGGAAGGTGGGCTTGGGCTTGGGCCTGTAGGAATTAGGCAAGGGGGGCACATCCTTTCCTAGCAGAGCAGGTGGGCATCCTGTCCGCCGGCTTCGCAGCAAAGACTTGTTTCGACAGTTTTTTTGGATTTCAGGATTGTATTTATGCTCCAGTCTCTGGTGCATGGTTAAGACTTCTGGATAAAACGTCTTGAAGGTACAAAACGGGCAGGTGGTACTTGTGGTTACACTTTTACCCAAAGAAACTGCCGGGCAACCGTGGAGCGGCCCGAGGGACAAGTTCAAGGGTTTTTCCTGACAGTCTGGGCCTGGCTGGTACTTGCAGTCCGAGGCCTCCGCTTTCTTCTCTCTGTGGCTGACTGGGCCGTGATGGGCAGCACTGCCCtcggggggagagggggtgtcCACTTCTGTCCTACAGATGAGGTTGTTTGCCTGAGGTTCAATGGCTGTTCTCTTTTTTAACCTGTCCAAATAAGCAGGAGCAGgatttttgctcattttatcGGCACTGTCGTCAGCTGAATTCTTCCTGAAATCCTGAGTATCTTTGTGTACTGGTGCGAGGACAGTGCTGCCCAGAACGGTCTGCAAGGCAGGGGCCACCCCCTTCAGCTGCTTTGCAGGTGGGCTGCCTTTAACATCTTTGGCACCATcaaaacatcttttcaaatttttggtTTGCACACTGTCAACGGTTGTAAGTGCATCTTCGGTCTCCTGGGTTTTCCCGTCGCTCTTGACTTCGGCGGTGGCGTCCACCTGCTTGTCCTTGTGATGTCTCTCCAAGTGATACCGCAGAGAGGTCTTCTGGGCTGCAGCATAGTCACAGAATTCACATTTGTATGGTTTTTCACCTACAACAAGAAAGGTCACTCTGTTACAAAGTTTAGGGAAAGCATCGAAATAGAAGAGACAGAGGAAATGCGggtcttccttttccctttctgtcCATTAATCTTCCAACCCAACATCTGCCAAGAGTCGTCTGTTTCATCACCCCTTCCAcactgaatatttgaaaataggaacatacacctttaaaaatgaaaaagggagttcccactgtggctcagtgggaacgaacccaaccagtatccatgagaactcgggttcgattcctggccccgctcagtgggttaaggatccagccttgctgtgagctgtggtgtaggttgaagatgcagctcagatctggcactgctgtggtggaggccagcagctacagctctgatttgacccccagcctgggaacctccatatgcctcaagtatggcccaaaaaagacaaaaaaaaaaaaaaaaaaaaagactattaaatatattcattttaaatcataaaaattaatacaaagaaaccCACTACggcattaaaaaatactaaagcagttttggagttcctgccgtggcacaacaggatcagcaggatctctgcaatgccaggacgcaggttcaatccctggcgggGTACAAagaattaaagatctggcattgccttagcCATGGCATAGGGGACAacggtggcttggatctgaccctggcccaggacttctccacatgccgtggctaaaaaagaaaaaaggggagaaaaggaaatgaaatcagaacTTAAGTTACTTGAACACAGGAACAATTCAAGACAATGACACTTAATGGAATCAAAAGTGACAGCTACAGTCGACACTACATACTCCAT
The sequence above is a segment of the Sus scrofa isolate TJ Tabasco breed Duroc chromosome 17, Sscrofa11.1, whole genome shotgun sequence genome. Coding sequences within it:
- the ZNF217 gene encoding zinc finger protein 217 isoform X1, coding for MPTQSLLVYMDGPEVIGNSLGSQMEIDDAMTIKGATTVPFRATQEKNVIPMEGYMPLDCMFCSQTFTRSEDLNKHVLMQHRPILCEPAVLRVEAEYLSPLDKGQVRAEPPKDKNCKENEEFSCEVCGQAFRVAFDVEIHMKKHKDSFTYGCTVCGRRFKEPWFLKNHMRTHTGKSGAKSRLQQGLESPATINEVVQEHAAESVSSPYKICMVCGFLFPNKESLIDHRKMHTKETASSGGGGGGAQAECRPEGAPSPGQELLQFLNLRPTSHPEVAKKPAKWIPQLDPFTTYQAWQLATRGKVAVCREVKEQPGQEGSTDNDESCSDKEELGEIWSGSKSHPEASAKSKTSKSACPGLSQDKEKPRHPTGEVPSADADPKVSTNKEKPTHCSECGKAFRTYHQLVLHSRVHKKDRRADAESPTMSVDGRQPPTCSPDPPPSLDENGAMDREGGSEDGSEDGLPEGLHLDKNDDGGKIKHLTSSRECSYCGKFFRSNYYLNIHLRTHTGEKPYKCEFCDYAAAQKTSLRYHLERHHKDKQVDATAEVKSDGKTQETEDALTTVDSVQTKNLKRCFDGAKDVKGSPPAKQLKGVAPALQTVLGSTVLAPVHKDTQDFRKNSADDSADKMSKNPAPAYLDRLKKRTAIEPQANNLICRTEVDTPSPPEGSAAHHGPVSHREKKAEASDCKYQPGPDCQEKPLNLSLGPLHGCPAVSLGKSVTTSTTCPFCTFKTFYPEVLTMHQRLEHKYNPEIQKNCRNKSLLRSRRTGCPPALLGKDVPPLPNSYRPKPKPTFPAQPKPLPAEKAKPAPPGPGGKAPPTSGIDPSTLAPSNLKSHRPPQSVGGPGAPATRPASEMFAKTSVSPAPDKSKRPEPKPKPPAGAPAPAAPGAVNGCADHPPKNDGPWAPPARDYFCGRAGAELGEPLPKRPRPEQPGPHYRRGFDLPKYHVVRSLTSLLPPECVCPPPTMLPAKPRFLGAGEADAAGVLTAQKSFAGAGLYACGPAGPVAGAALEGKRPVSYQHLSSSMLQKRNYENFIGNAHYRPNDKKT